A genomic window from Pseudomonadota bacterium includes:
- a CDS encoding GDP-L-fucose synthase, translated as MAPGAKVYVAGHRGLLGSALVRGLRAAGFENLVTRAHAELDLGDAGAVRDFFTRERPEHVFLAAAKVGGILANATYPADFIRENLSIETHVIDAACRAGVKRLLFLGSSCIYPRDCRQPMQEESLLSGPLEPTNRPYAIAKIAGIELCWAYNRQYGTRYLAVMPANLYGPGDHYDLETSHVLPALIRKMHEARVQGEREVIVWGSGTPRREFLYSDDAAAACVFVMGLPDETFDPLLCPGPAVPPLVNIGCGEDLSIRELAELVRSVVGCRAEIRWDPDKPDGTPRKLLDVRRLQALGWRPRIGLREGLRRAYGAYLAKHGAAGQRATAAIGLEGP; from the coding sequence ATGGCGCCCGGCGCCAAGGTCTACGTCGCCGGGCACCGAGGTCTTCTGGGCTCGGCGCTGGTACGTGGTCTCCGGGCCGCGGGTTTCGAGAACCTCGTGACGCGTGCCCATGCCGAGCTCGATCTCGGCGATGCGGGGGCGGTGCGCGACTTCTTCACCCGCGAGCGGCCCGAGCACGTGTTCCTGGCCGCGGCCAAGGTCGGGGGGATCCTGGCGAACGCCACGTATCCCGCCGACTTCATCCGCGAGAACCTATCGATCGAGACCCATGTCATCGACGCAGCCTGTCGCGCCGGCGTGAAGCGCCTCTTGTTTCTCGGCTCGTCCTGCATCTATCCGCGCGACTGCCGCCAGCCCATGCAGGAGGAGTCGCTCTTGAGCGGTCCGCTGGAGCCGACCAACCGGCCCTATGCCATCGCCAAGATCGCGGGGATCGAGTTGTGTTGGGCCTACAACCGCCAGTATGGAACGCGCTATCTGGCCGTCATGCCCGCCAACCTCTACGGCCCGGGGGACCACTACGATCTCGAGACCTCGCACGTCCTCCCGGCGCTGATCCGCAAGATGCACGAGGCCCGGGTGCAAGGGGAGCGGGAGGTGATCGTGTGGGGCAGCGGCACGCCGCGGCGGGAGTTCCTGTACAGCGACGATGCGGCCGCGGCCTGTGTCTTCGTGATGGGCCTGCCCGATGAGACCTTCGATCCGCTCCTCTGTCCCGGACCCGCGGTTCCACCCCTCGTCAACATCGGCTGCGGGGAGGACCTTTCTATCCGCGAGTTAGCCGAGCTGGTACGGAGTGTGGTCGGATGCCGGGCCGAGATCCGGTGGGATCCGGACAAGCCCGACGGCACCCCGCGAAAGCTCCTGGACGTGAGGCGTTTGCAAGCGCTCGGGTGGCGCCCGAGGATCGGGTTGCGCGAGGGACTTCGCCGCGCCTATGGCGCCTATTTGGCGAAGCACGGCGCCGCCGGGCAACGGGCGACGGCGGCCATCGGTCTTGAAGGCCCATGA
- a CDS encoding PQQ-dependent sugar dehydrogenase, with amino-acid sequence MGRIPRGLRMALATVAALVLACVCPARAAPLTEPGALASGTRARAPDFSRVEVGLVTVMTGFIDPIFLTNAGDGSGRLFIVEQRGIIKIWKRGQVLPLPFLDLQSRVLSGGERGLLGLAFHPKHARNRKFYLFFTERASGDLVIAEMRAGARNRDRALPGSFRRLLRVPHRRHANHNGGMLAFGRDGLLYIATGDGGGGGDPDNNAQSRTSRLGKLLRIDVDGRSGGLAYRIPPTNPHATSTTFQREIWSLGLRNPFRFSFDRRTGDLWIGDVGQGRFEEVDRATEASGGGRAVNFGWRLLEGDACFQPPSDCNRAGKQAPLTVYDHSEGCAVIGGYVYRGPIEGLRGAYLFSDVCSGEIWSVVAEGAARQRKVLMAETDLPISSFGESETGVLFVTALDGNVYRLTATQR; translated from the coding sequence ATGGGTAGGATCCCCCGCGGTCTTCGAATGGCCCTGGCGACGGTCGCGGCCCTCGTGCTCGCTTGCGTCTGCCCCGCGCGAGCCGCCCCACTCACTGAACCCGGGGCACTCGCATCCGGCACGAGGGCTCGTGCCCCGGACTTCTCCCGGGTCGAGGTGGGGCTCGTGACCGTGATGACGGGGTTCATCGATCCCATATTTTTGACGAATGCCGGTGACGGATCGGGGCGACTGTTCATCGTCGAGCAACGCGGGATCATCAAGATCTGGAAACGCGGCCAGGTCCTGCCCCTTCCGTTCCTCGATCTGCAGTCGAGGGTCCTGTCGGGAGGAGAGCGCGGCCTCCTCGGTCTCGCCTTCCATCCCAAGCACGCGAGGAACCGCAAGTTCTATCTCTTCTTCACCGAGCGAGCCAGCGGCGACCTCGTCATCGCCGAGATGCGCGCGGGCGCGAGGAACCGCGACCGGGCGCTGCCGGGCTCGTTCCGTCGCCTCTTGCGGGTCCCCCACCGGAGGCATGCGAACCATAATGGCGGGATGCTGGCGTTCGGGCGAGACGGGCTGCTCTACATCGCCACCGGCGATGGGGGAGGGGGCGGCGATCCGGACAACAACGCCCAGTCGCGGACCAGTCGGCTCGGGAAGCTCCTCAGGATCGACGTGGATGGCCGCTCGGGCGGGCTCGCCTACCGAATTCCCCCGACCAACCCCCATGCGACGAGCACGACCTTCCAACGCGAGATCTGGTCGCTCGGATTACGCAACCCGTTTCGGTTTTCGTTCGACCGGCGGACCGGTGATCTCTGGATCGGGGACGTCGGCCAGGGCCGCTTCGAGGAGGTGGACCGGGCGACAGAGGCGAGCGGCGGGGGGCGTGCCGTCAACTTCGGCTGGCGGCTCCTGGAGGGCGACGCGTGTTTCCAACCGCCGAGTGATTGCAACCGGGCCGGTAAACAAGCCCCGCTCACGGTCTACGACCACTCGGAGGGCTGCGCCGTGATCGGTGGCTATGTGTACCGCGGGCCGATCGAGGGCCTGCGCGGGGCCTATCTCTTCTCCGATGTCTGCTCCGGGGAGATCTGGTCCGTGGTCGCGGAGGGCGCGGCGCGGCAGCGCAAGGTCTTGATGGCCGAGACGGACCTCCCGATCAGCTCCTTCGGCGAGAGCGAGACCGGCGTCTTGTTCGTGACGGCGCTCGATGGGAACGTCTATCGCCTGACCGCGACGCAGCGCTGA
- the gmd gene encoding GDP-mannose 4,6-dehydratase gives MKKALITGVTGQDGAYLSEFLLGKGYTVHGVKRRVSLFHTHRIDHLYQDPHEPAPSFILHYGDLTDSACLLRIIQQVQPDEIYNLAAQSHVAVSFETPEYTANADALGTLRLLEAIRVLGLDHQVRFYQASTSELYGKVQEVPQRESTPFYPRSPYAAAKLFGYWITINYREAYGLYACNGILFNHESPLRGETFVTRKITRAVARVKLGFQDQLHLGNLDARRDWGHARDYVEAIWLMLQQEGPDDYVIASGEQHSVREFVEQAFRVAGIEIEWRGSGPNEVAVAVGGTLAGQPAKGRTLVRIDPRYLRPTEVDTLLGDASKARARLGWRPRIGFEALVAEMFGADLREAERDHLVKSSGYPVYAPHE, from the coding sequence ATGAAAAAGGCGTTGATCACGGGGGTGACCGGCCAGGACGGCGCCTACCTGTCGGAGTTCTTGCTGGGCAAGGGGTACACCGTACACGGCGTCAAGCGTCGGGTGTCGCTGTTCCACACCCATCGCATCGATCACCTGTACCAGGACCCCCACGAGCCCGCCCCTAGCTTCATCCTTCACTACGGCGATCTCACCGATTCCGCCTGCCTCCTGCGCATCATCCAGCAGGTGCAGCCGGACGAGATCTACAATCTGGCCGCGCAAAGCCACGTGGCGGTGTCCTTCGAGACCCCCGAGTACACGGCCAACGCCGACGCGCTCGGCACGCTCAGGCTCCTGGAGGCGATCCGGGTGCTCGGGCTGGATCATCAAGTACGCTTCTACCAGGCCTCGACCTCCGAGCTGTACGGCAAGGTGCAGGAGGTCCCGCAGCGCGAGAGCACCCCCTTCTACCCGCGCTCTCCCTATGCCGCCGCCAAGCTTTTCGGGTACTGGATCACGATCAACTACCGCGAGGCCTATGGCCTGTACGCCTGCAACGGGATCCTCTTCAACCACGAGTCGCCGCTGCGCGGCGAGACCTTCGTGACGCGCAAGATCACCCGCGCGGTGGCGCGCGTCAAGCTCGGCTTCCAGGACCAGCTCCATTTGGGCAACCTGGATGCGCGGCGCGACTGGGGGCATGCGCGCGACTACGTAGAGGCCATATGGCTCATGCTGCAGCAGGAAGGGCCGGATGACTATGTGATCGCGAGCGGCGAGCAGCACTCGGTGCGCGAGTTCGTAGAGCAGGCCTTCCGGGTGGCGGGGATCGAGATCGAATGGCGCGGGAGCGGCCCGAACGAGGTGGCGGTGGCCGTTGGCGGGACTCTCGCGGGGCAGCCGGCGAAGGGACGAACCTTGGTTCGGATCGATCCGCGCTACCTCCGCCCGACCGAGGTCGACACTCTCCTCGGGGATGCCTCCAAGGCCAGGGCCCGGCTCGGCTGGAGACCGCGCATCGGTTTCGAGGCGCTGGTCGCGGAGATGTTCGGGGCGGACCTTCGGGAGGCCGAGCGCGATCACCTGGTGAAGTCGAGCGGCTATCCGGTTTATGCCCCGCATGAGTAA